A region from the Chelmon rostratus isolate fCheRos1 chromosome 6, fCheRos1.pri, whole genome shotgun sequence genome encodes:
- the LOC121607822 gene encoding kelch-like protein 25 produces MSVTVHENRKSRTSTGSMNISLFHKPSHPDSVLTHLNTMRKQCMFTDVTLWAGDRSFPCHRAVLAACSRYFEAMFSGGLRESLDSDVNFRDSIHPEVLELLLDFAYSSRVIINEENAESLLEAGDMLQFHDIRDAAAEFLEKNLHSSNCLGMMLLSDAHQCKRLYELSWRMCLLHYETVRESEDFYSLSKDKLLELILSDELEIEDEQVVFNSVMRWVRYDLEGRRHHLPELLRGIRLALLPSECLLEAVACEELVMADKRSRSIVEEAMQCKKKILQNDGVVTSPCARPRKAGHTLLILGGQTFMCDKIYQVDHKAKEIIPKADLPSPRKEFSACAIGCKVYVTGGRGSENGVSKDVWIYDTVHEEWSKGAPMLIARFGHGSAELENSLYVVGGHTAIAGVFPASPSVSLKQVERYDPLSNKWTMMAPLRDGVSNAAVVSAKLKLFVFGGTTIHRDKASKVQCYDPVGNRWNIAAECPQPWRYTAAAVLGSQIFIMGGDTEFTAASAYRFDCETNQWTRVGDMTSKRMSCHAVASGNKLYVVGGYFGTQRCKTLDCYDPTSDSWNSITTVPYSLIPTAFVSTWKHLPA; encoded by the exons ATGTCGGTGACTGTTCATGAGAATCGGAAATCCCGCACCAGCACGGGCTCCATGAACATCTCGTTGTTCCACAAGCCGTCCCATCCCGACAGCGTCCTGACCCACCTGAACACCATGAGGAAGCAGTGCATGTTCACTGATGTCACTCTGTGGGCCGGGGATCGCTCCTTCCCCTGCCACAG GGCTGTCTTGGCAGCGTGCAGTCGTTATTTTGAGGCAATGTTCAGCGGGGGCCTAAGAGAAAGCCTGGATAGCGATGTCAATTTCAGAGACAGTATTCACCCCGAG GTCTTGGAGCTTCTACTGGACTTTGCCTATTCTTCTCGAGTCATCATAAACGAGGAGAATGCCGAGTCATTGTTAGAGGCCGGCGACATGTTGCAGTTTCATGACATTCGAGACGCAGCAGCGGAGTTTTTAGAAAAAAACCTGCACTCCTCCAACTGCCTGGGGATGATGCTGTTATCAGATGCTCACCAGTGTAAAAGACTATACGAGCTGTCGTGGAGGATGTGTCTGCTACACTATGAGACG GTACGAGAATCAGAGGATTTCTACAGTCTGTCTAAGGATAAACTGCTGGAGCTGATTCTTAGCGATGAGCTGGAGATAGAAGACGAACAG GTTGTGTTTAACTCTGTGATGCGGTGGGTGCGATATGACCTGGAGGGTCGGCGTCACCATTTACCAGAGCTGCTGAGGGGAATCAGGTTGGCTCTGCTGCCGTCTGAATGTCTGCTGGAGGCTGTAGCCTGTGAAGAGCTGGTTATGGCTGATAAGAGGAGCAG GTCAATAGTAGAAGAGGCAATGCAGTGTAAGAAGAAGATCCTTCAGAATGACGGTGTGGTCACTAGTCCCTGTGCTCGACCACGCAAGGCAGGACACACACTGCTCATCCTGGGAGGCCAGACCTTCATGTGTGATAAGATTTACCAG GTGGACCACAAAGCCAAGGAGATCATTCCTAAGGCAGACCTCCCCAGCCCCAGGAAGGAGTTCAGCGCGTGTGCCATCGGCTGTAAGGTTTACGTGACGGGAGGAAGAGGATCGGAGAACGGAGTGTCTAAAGACGTCTGGATCTATGACACTGTGCATGAAGAGTGGTCTAAAGGAGCACCCATGCTGATAGCCAG GTTTGGCCATGGTTCAGCTGAGCTGGAGAACAGTCTCTATGTTGTTGGGGGTCATACAGCCATAGCTGGAGTTTTTCCTGCCTCACCATCCGTATCCCTCAAACAG GTGGAGCGGTACGACCCTCTCAGTAACAAATGGACTATGATGGCTCCTCTAAGAGATGGAGTGAGTAATGCGGCCGTGGTCAGTGCCAAACTCAAGCTCTTTGTTTTTGGAGGGACCACCATACACAGGGACAAGGCCTCCAAG GTCCAGTGCTACGACCCTGTGGGTAACCGCTGGAACATTGCGGCTGAATGCCCCCAGCCTTGGCGCTACACAGCGGCTGCCGTCTTAGGGAGCCAGATCTTCATCATGGGCGGCGACACTGAAttcactgctgcctctgcttATCGCTTTGACTGTGAAACCAATCAGTGGACTCGAGTGGGCGACATGACGTCCAAACGGATGAGCTGCCACGCCGTGGCCTCTGGGAATAAGCTGTATGTGGTCGGAGGTTATTTTGGGACGCAGCGGTGTAAAACGTTGGACTGTTACGACCCCACGTCGGATAGTTGGAACTCCATCACTACTGTGCCTTACTCACTGATCCCCACCGCCTTTGTCAGCACGTGGAAACACCTACCTGCCTAA